Proteins encoded within one genomic window of [Enterobacter] lignolyticus SCF1:
- the eutB gene encoding ethanolamine ammonia-lyase subunit alpha, which produces MKLKTTLFGNVYQFKDVKEVLAKANELRSGDVLAGVAAQSSQERVAAKQVLSEMTVADIRNNPVISYEEDCVTRLIQDDVNETAYSRIKNWSISELREYVLSDETTVDDIAFTRKGLTSEVVAAVAKICSNADLIYGGKKMPVIKKANTTIGIPGTFSCRLQPNDTRDDVQSIAAQIYEGLSFGAGDAVIGVNPVTDDVENLSRVLDTVYGVIDKFNIPTQGCVLAHVTTQIEAIRRGAPGGLIFQSICGSEKGLKEFGVELAMLDEARAVGAEFNRIAGENCLYFETGQGSALSAGANFGADQVTMEARNYGLARHYDPFLVNTVVGFIGPEYLYNDRQIIRAGLEDHFMGKLSGISMGCDCCYTNHADADQNLNENLMILLATAGCNYIMGMPLGDDIMLNYQTTAFHDTATVRQLLNLRPSPEFERWLETMGIMANGRLTKRAGDPSLFF; this is translated from the coding sequence ATGAAACTAAAGACCACATTGTTCGGCAATGTTTATCAGTTTAAGGATGTAAAAGAGGTGCTGGCCAAGGCCAACGAGCTGCGTTCGGGGGATGTGCTGGCGGGCGTCGCGGCACAAAGCTCGCAGGAGCGCGTCGCGGCGAAGCAGGTGCTGTCGGAAATGACGGTGGCGGATATTCGCAACAACCCGGTCATTTCCTATGAGGAGGACTGCGTCACGCGCCTGATTCAGGACGACGTCAACGAAACGGCCTATAGCCGTATCAAAAACTGGAGCATCAGCGAGCTGCGCGAATACGTGCTGAGCGATGAAACCACCGTTGATGATATTGCCTTTACGCGTAAGGGGCTGACCTCGGAGGTCGTGGCGGCGGTGGCGAAGATCTGCTCCAACGCAGATCTTATCTACGGCGGCAAGAAAATGCCGGTGATCAAAAAGGCCAACACCACCATCGGTATTCCGGGCACCTTCAGCTGCCGCCTGCAGCCGAACGACACCCGTGACGACGTGCAGAGTATCGCCGCGCAAATCTACGAAGGGCTCTCTTTCGGGGCGGGCGATGCGGTGATCGGCGTCAACCCGGTGACCGACGATGTGGAGAACCTCAGCCGCGTACTGGATACCGTTTATGGCGTGATCGACAAGTTCAACATTCCGACCCAGGGCTGCGTGCTGGCGCACGTCACCACCCAGATTGAAGCCATACGCCGCGGCGCGCCGGGCGGGCTGATTTTCCAGAGCATCTGCGGCAGCGAAAAGGGATTAAAAGAGTTCGGCGTCGAGCTGGCCATGCTGGACGAGGCCCGCGCCGTCGGCGCGGAGTTCAACCGCATCGCCGGGGAAAACTGCCTGTACTTTGAAACCGGGCAGGGCTCCGCGCTTTCGGCAGGCGCTAACTTCGGCGCCGATCAGGTGACGATGGAGGCGCGTAACTACGGGCTGGCGCGCCACTACGATCCGTTCCTGGTCAACACCGTGGTGGGCTTTATCGGGCCGGAGTATCTCTACAATGACCGGCAGATCATTCGCGCCGGTCTGGAAGACCACTTTATGGGCAAGCTGAGCGGCATCTCGATGGGCTGCGACTGCTGCTACACCAACCACGCCGATGCCGACCAGAACCTCAACGAAAACCTGATGATTCTGCTCGCCACCGCAGGCTGTAACTACATCATGGGCATGCCGCTCGGCGACGACATCATGCTCAACTACCAGACCACCGCCTTCCACGATACCGCGACCGTGCGTCAGCTGCTGAACCTGCGTCCGTCGCCGGAGTTTGAGCGCTGGCTGGAAACGATGGGCATTATGGCAAACGGTCGTCTGACCAAACGGGCGGGCGATCCGTCACTGTTCTTCTGA
- the eutC gene encoding ethanolamine ammonia-lyase subunit EutC has product MDQKQIEEIVRSVMASMGQPQPQAPAASTPAGETKPCAAPSAAESCALDLGSAEAKAWIGVENPHRAEVLTELRRSTAARVCTGRAGPRPRTQALLRFLADHSRSKDTVLKEVPEAWVKAQGLLEVRSEISDKNRYLTRPDMGRRLSQEAIEALKSQCVMSPDVQVVVSDGLSTDAITANYEEILPPLLSGLKQAGLKVGTPFFVRYGRVKIEDQIGEVLGAKVVILLVGERPGLGQSESLSCYAVYSPRVATTVEADRTCISNIHQGGTPPVEAAAVIVDLAKRMLEQKASGINMTR; this is encoded by the coding sequence ATGGATCAAAAACAGATTGAAGAAATTGTACGCAGTGTGATGGCGTCAATGGGACAACCGCAGCCGCAGGCCCCCGCAGCGTCAACGCCTGCAGGTGAAACGAAACCGTGCGCAGCGCCGTCAGCTGCCGAAAGCTGCGCGCTGGATTTGGGATCGGCGGAGGCGAAAGCCTGGATTGGCGTCGAAAATCCGCACCGCGCGGAGGTGCTGACCGAACTGCGCCGCAGCACCGCGGCGCGCGTCTGTACCGGCCGCGCCGGGCCGCGCCCGCGCACCCAGGCGCTGCTGCGCTTTCTGGCGGATCACTCTCGCTCGAAAGACACCGTATTGAAAGAGGTGCCGGAAGCGTGGGTGAAGGCGCAGGGTCTGCTGGAAGTCCGTTCGGAAATCAGCGACAAAAACCGCTACCTGACGCGCCCGGATATGGGCCGTCGCCTGAGCCAGGAGGCCATTGAGGCGCTGAAATCGCAGTGCGTCATGAGCCCGGATGTGCAGGTGGTGGTGTCCGACGGTCTGTCTACGGACGCGATTACCGCCAACTACGAAGAGATCCTGCCGCCGCTGCTCTCGGGTCTGAAGCAGGCGGGGCTGAAGGTCGGAACGCCGTTTTTCGTGCGCTATGGACGCGTGAAAATTGAAGACCAGATCGGCGAGGTTCTCGGCGCGAAGGTGGTGATTCTGCTGGTCGGCGAGCGCCCGGGGCTGGGGCAGTCGGAAAGCCTCTCCTGCTACGCCGTGTACTCGCCGCGCGTGGCGACTACCGTTGAGGCCGACCGTACCTGTATCTCCAACATCCACCAGGGCGGTACGCCGCCGGTAGAGGCTGCGGCCGTGATCGTGGATTTAGCCAAACGCATGCTGGAGCAGAAGGCGTCCGGCATC